In the Malus domestica chromosome 16, GDT2T_hap1 genome, one interval contains:
- the LOC103403308 gene encoding WAT1-related protein At5g40240-like isoform X6, protein MCVFCDSAVSKERERERERERDKMSIEGFLPFIGMVIAMMVQTGSMVVNKAAMSKGTNAYIIVVYANAVSALILLPSALIFHRMERVYWRSSSSQAKVLGTIVSITGAFVVTFYKGLPIIRLSSSLASLLNQLILSSSKSNWILGGLFLAADALSTSLWYILQATIVKKYPAIVFIVFFQCLFATMQSAAFTLIAVRGASAWEIRLDVGIIAILYTGIVSTVLRYSLVTWCVKKAGAFYCSMFKPLGIIFGVIMGVIFLGDSVYLGSWCSNNCYWILCHDVGKGQRREADRNRITRPKQAPFATKRLTREAVVHKCSM, encoded by the exons ATGTGTGTCTTTTGTGACTCTGCAGtttcaaaagagagagagagagagagagagagagagagagataagatGAGCATTGAGGGTTTTCTGCCATTTATTGGAATGGTGATCGCGATGATGGTTCAAACTGGGAGTATGGTGGTAAACAAAGCCGCCATGTCCAAAGGGACCAACGCCTACATAATCGTCGTCTATGCCAACGCCGTCTCCGCCCTCATTCTTCTCCCTTCCGCTCTCATCTTCCACAG GATGGAAAGAGTTTACTGGAGAAGCTCAAGCAGCCAAGCAAAAGTTTTGGGAACCATAGTATCAATCACAGGAGCATTTGTTGTAACATTTTACAAAGGCCTACCAATCATACGGCTATCATCATCACTTGCTAGTTTACTCAACCAACTGATCCTTTCCTCATCGAAATCAAACTGGATCCTTGGAGGGCTTTTTCTTGCAGCTGACGCCTTGTCAACTTCTTTATGGTACATTCTGCAG GCAACAATCGTTAAGAAGTACCCTGCAATTGTGTTCATTGTCTTTTTCCAATGCTTATTCGCGACCATGCAGTCTGCAGCATTTACTTTAATTGCAGTTAGAGGTGCAAGTGCCTGGGAAATAAGGCTGGATGTGGGGATCATTGCTATTTTATACACT GGAATTGTTTCGACGGTTCTCCGATACAGTTTAGTCACCTGGTGTGTGAAGAAGGCTGGAGCTTTTTATTGTTCTATGTTTAAGCCTCTTGGAATCATTTTTGGTGTGATCATGGGTGTCATATTTTTGGGAGATTCAGTCTATCTTGGAAg TTGGTGCAGCAATAATTGTTACTGGATTTTATGCCATGATGTGGGGAAAGGCCAAAGAAGAGAAGCTGATCGAAATCGAATCACTAGACCAAAACAAGCTCCCTTTGCTACAAAACGGCTTACAAGAGAAGCAGTAGTGCACAAGTGTTCTATGTAA
- the LOC103403308 gene encoding WAT1-related protein At5g40240-like isoform X5 yields MCVFCDSAVSKERERERERERDKMSIEGFLPFIGMVIAMMVQTGSMVVNKAAMSKGTNAYIIVVYANAVSALILLPSALIFHRSERPPLTFSILCKIFLLALFWMERVYWRSSSSQAKVLGTIVSITGAFVVTFYKGLPIIRLSSSLASLLNQLILSSSKSNWILGGLFLAADALSTSLWYILQATIVKKYPAIVFIVFFQCLFATMQSAAFTLIAVRGASAWEIRLDVGIIAILYTGIVSTVLRYSLVTWCVKKAGAFYCSMFKPLGIIFGVIMGVIFLGDSVYLGSWCSNNCYWILCHDVGKGQRREADRNRITRPKQAPFATKRLTREAVVHKCSM; encoded by the exons ATGTGTGTCTTTTGTGACTCTGCAGtttcaaaagagagagagagagagagagagagagagagagataagatGAGCATTGAGGGTTTTCTGCCATTTATTGGAATGGTGATCGCGATGATGGTTCAAACTGGGAGTATGGTGGTAAACAAAGCCGCCATGTCCAAAGGGACCAACGCCTACATAATCGTCGTCTATGCCAACGCCGTCTCCGCCCTCATTCTTCTCCCTTCCGCTCTCATCTTCCACAG ATCGGAGCGCCCTCCCCTTACATTCTCCATCCTCTGCAAAATCTTCTTGCTAGCACTGTTTTG GATGGAAAGAGTTTACTGGAGAAGCTCAAGCAGCCAAGCAAAAGTTTTGGGAACCATAGTATCAATCACAGGAGCATTTGTTGTAACATTTTACAAAGGCCTACCAATCATACGGCTATCATCATCACTTGCTAGTTTACTCAACCAACTGATCCTTTCCTCATCGAAATCAAACTGGATCCTTGGAGGGCTTTTTCTTGCAGCTGACGCCTTGTCAACTTCTTTATGGTACATTCTGCAG GCAACAATCGTTAAGAAGTACCCTGCAATTGTGTTCATTGTCTTTTTCCAATGCTTATTCGCGACCATGCAGTCTGCAGCATTTACTTTAATTGCAGTTAGAGGTGCAAGTGCCTGGGAAATAAGGCTGGATGTGGGGATCATTGCTATTTTATACACT GGAATTGTTTCGACGGTTCTCCGATACAGTTTAGTCACCTGGTGTGTGAAGAAGGCTGGAGCTTTTTATTGTTCTATGTTTAAGCCTCTTGGAATCATTTTTGGTGTGATCATGGGTGTCATATTTTTGGGAGATTCAGTCTATCTTGGAAg TTGGTGCAGCAATAATTGTTACTGGATTTTATGCCATGATGTGGGGAAAGGCCAAAGAAGAGAAGCTGATCGAAATCGAATCACTAGACCAAAACAAGCTCCCTTTGCTACAAAACGGCTTACAAGAGAAGCAGTAGTGCACAAGTGTTCTATGTAA
- the LOC103403308 gene encoding WAT1-related protein At5g40240-like isoform X1: protein MCVFCDSAVSKERERERERERDKMSIEGFLPFIGMVIAMMVQTGSMVVNKAAMSKGTNAYIIVVYANAVSALILLPSALIFHRSERPPLTFSILCKIFLLALFCCTSQIFGNIGIEYSSPTLSTAMLNLIPAFTFILAIIFRMERVYWRSSSSQAKVLGTIVSITGAFVVTFYKGLPIIRLSSSLASLLNQLILSSSKSNWILGGLFLAADALSTSLWYILQATIVKKYPAIVFIVFFQCLFATMQSAAFTLIAVRGASAWEIRLDVGIIAILYTGIVSTVLRYSLVTWCVKKAGAFYCSMFKPLGIIFGVIMGVIFLGDSVYLGSWCSNNCYWILCHDVGKGQRREADRNRITRPKQAPFATKRLTREAVVHKCSM, encoded by the exons ATGTGTGTCTTTTGTGACTCTGCAGtttcaaaagagagagagagagagagagagagagagagagataagatGAGCATTGAGGGTTTTCTGCCATTTATTGGAATGGTGATCGCGATGATGGTTCAAACTGGGAGTATGGTGGTAAACAAAGCCGCCATGTCCAAAGGGACCAACGCCTACATAATCGTCGTCTATGCCAACGCCGTCTCCGCCCTCATTCTTCTCCCTTCCGCTCTCATCTTCCACAG ATCGGAGCGCCCTCCCCTTACATTCTCCATCCTCTGCAAAATCTTCTTGCTAGCACTGTTTTG TTGTACATCGCAAATATTTGGAAATATTGGCATAGAATACAGCTCTCCCACACTTAGCACGGCCATGCTTAACCTCATTCCAGCTTTTACTTTCATACTTGCCATCATTTTCAG GATGGAAAGAGTTTACTGGAGAAGCTCAAGCAGCCAAGCAAAAGTTTTGGGAACCATAGTATCAATCACAGGAGCATTTGTTGTAACATTTTACAAAGGCCTACCAATCATACGGCTATCATCATCACTTGCTAGTTTACTCAACCAACTGATCCTTTCCTCATCGAAATCAAACTGGATCCTTGGAGGGCTTTTTCTTGCAGCTGACGCCTTGTCAACTTCTTTATGGTACATTCTGCAG GCAACAATCGTTAAGAAGTACCCTGCAATTGTGTTCATTGTCTTTTTCCAATGCTTATTCGCGACCATGCAGTCTGCAGCATTTACTTTAATTGCAGTTAGAGGTGCAAGTGCCTGGGAAATAAGGCTGGATGTGGGGATCATTGCTATTTTATACACT GGAATTGTTTCGACGGTTCTCCGATACAGTTTAGTCACCTGGTGTGTGAAGAAGGCTGGAGCTTTTTATTGTTCTATGTTTAAGCCTCTTGGAATCATTTTTGGTGTGATCATGGGTGTCATATTTTTGGGAGATTCAGTCTATCTTGGAAg TTGGTGCAGCAATAATTGTTACTGGATTTTATGCCATGATGTGGGGAAAGGCCAAAGAAGAGAAGCTGATCGAAATCGAATCACTAGACCAAAACAAGCTCCCTTTGCTACAAAACGGCTTACAAGAGAAGCAGTAGTGCACAAGTGTTCTATGTAA
- the LOC103403308 gene encoding WAT1-related protein At3g28050-like isoform X3, which translates to MCVFCDSAVSKERERERERERDKMSIEGFLPFIGMVIAMMVQTGSMVVNKAAMSKGTNAYIIVVYANAVSALILLPSALIFHRSERPPLTFSILCKIFLLALFCCTSQIFGNIGIEYSSPTLSTAMLNLIPAFTFILAIIFRMERVYWRSSSSQAKVLGTIVSITGAFVVTFYKGLPIIRLSSSLASLLNQLILSSSKSNWILGGLFLAADALSTSLWYILQSAAFTLIAVRGASAWEIRLDVGIIAILYTGIVSTVLRYSLVTWCVKKAGAFYCSMFKPLGIIFGVIMGVIFLGDSVYLGSWCSNNCYWILCHDVGKGQRREADRNRITRPKQAPFATKRLTREAVVHKCSM; encoded by the exons ATGTGTGTCTTTTGTGACTCTGCAGtttcaaaagagagagagagagagagagagagagagagagataagatGAGCATTGAGGGTTTTCTGCCATTTATTGGAATGGTGATCGCGATGATGGTTCAAACTGGGAGTATGGTGGTAAACAAAGCCGCCATGTCCAAAGGGACCAACGCCTACATAATCGTCGTCTATGCCAACGCCGTCTCCGCCCTCATTCTTCTCCCTTCCGCTCTCATCTTCCACAG ATCGGAGCGCCCTCCCCTTACATTCTCCATCCTCTGCAAAATCTTCTTGCTAGCACTGTTTTG TTGTACATCGCAAATATTTGGAAATATTGGCATAGAATACAGCTCTCCCACACTTAGCACGGCCATGCTTAACCTCATTCCAGCTTTTACTTTCATACTTGCCATCATTTTCAG GATGGAAAGAGTTTACTGGAGAAGCTCAAGCAGCCAAGCAAAAGTTTTGGGAACCATAGTATCAATCACAGGAGCATTTGTTGTAACATTTTACAAAGGCCTACCAATCATACGGCTATCATCATCACTTGCTAGTTTACTCAACCAACTGATCCTTTCCTCATCGAAATCAAACTGGATCCTTGGAGGGCTTTTTCTTGCAGCTGACGCCTTGTCAACTTCTTTATGGTACATTCTGCAG TCTGCAGCATTTACTTTAATTGCAGTTAGAGGTGCAAGTGCCTGGGAAATAAGGCTGGATGTGGGGATCATTGCTATTTTATACACT GGAATTGTTTCGACGGTTCTCCGATACAGTTTAGTCACCTGGTGTGTGAAGAAGGCTGGAGCTTTTTATTGTTCTATGTTTAAGCCTCTTGGAATCATTTTTGGTGTGATCATGGGTGTCATATTTTTGGGAGATTCAGTCTATCTTGGAAg TTGGTGCAGCAATAATTGTTACTGGATTTTATGCCATGATGTGGGGAAAGGCCAAAGAAGAGAAGCTGATCGAAATCGAATCACTAGACCAAAACAAGCTCCCTTTGCTACAAAACGGCTTACAAGAGAAGCAGTAGTGCACAAGTGTTCTATGTAA
- the LOC103403308 gene encoding WAT1-related protein At4g15540-like isoform X2: MCVFCDSAVSKERERERERERDKMSIEGFLPFIGMVIAMMVQTGSMVVNKAAMSKGTNAYIIVVYANAVSALILLPSALIFHRSERPPLTFSILCKIFLLALFCCTSQIFGNIGIEYSSPTLSTAMLNLIPAFTFILAIIFRMERVYWRSSSSQAKVLGTIVSITGAFVVTFYKGLPIIRLSSSLASLLNQLILSSSKSNWILGGLFLAADALSTSLWYILQATIVKKYPAIVFIVFFQCLFATMQSAAFTLIAVRGASAWEIRLDVGIIAILYTGIVSTVLRYSLVTWCVKKAGAFYCSMFKPLGIIFGVIMGVIFLGDSVYLGSLVGAAIIVTGFYAMMWGKAKEEKLIEIESLDQNKLPLLQNGLQEKQ, encoded by the exons ATGTGTGTCTTTTGTGACTCTGCAGtttcaaaagagagagagagagagagagagagagagagagataagatGAGCATTGAGGGTTTTCTGCCATTTATTGGAATGGTGATCGCGATGATGGTTCAAACTGGGAGTATGGTGGTAAACAAAGCCGCCATGTCCAAAGGGACCAACGCCTACATAATCGTCGTCTATGCCAACGCCGTCTCCGCCCTCATTCTTCTCCCTTCCGCTCTCATCTTCCACAG ATCGGAGCGCCCTCCCCTTACATTCTCCATCCTCTGCAAAATCTTCTTGCTAGCACTGTTTTG TTGTACATCGCAAATATTTGGAAATATTGGCATAGAATACAGCTCTCCCACACTTAGCACGGCCATGCTTAACCTCATTCCAGCTTTTACTTTCATACTTGCCATCATTTTCAG GATGGAAAGAGTTTACTGGAGAAGCTCAAGCAGCCAAGCAAAAGTTTTGGGAACCATAGTATCAATCACAGGAGCATTTGTTGTAACATTTTACAAAGGCCTACCAATCATACGGCTATCATCATCACTTGCTAGTTTACTCAACCAACTGATCCTTTCCTCATCGAAATCAAACTGGATCCTTGGAGGGCTTTTTCTTGCAGCTGACGCCTTGTCAACTTCTTTATGGTACATTCTGCAG GCAACAATCGTTAAGAAGTACCCTGCAATTGTGTTCATTGTCTTTTTCCAATGCTTATTCGCGACCATGCAGTCTGCAGCATTTACTTTAATTGCAGTTAGAGGTGCAAGTGCCTGGGAAATAAGGCTGGATGTGGGGATCATTGCTATTTTATACACT GGAATTGTTTCGACGGTTCTCCGATACAGTTTAGTCACCTGGTGTGTGAAGAAGGCTGGAGCTTTTTATTGTTCTATGTTTAAGCCTCTTGGAATCATTTTTGGTGTGATCATGGGTGTCATATTTTTGGGAGATTCAGTCTATCTTGGAAg CTTAGTTGGTGCAGCAATAATTGTTACTGGATTTTATGCCATGATGTGGGGAAAGGCCAAAGAAGAGAAGCTGATCGAAATCGAATCACTAGACCAAAACAAGCTCCCTTTGCTACAAAACGGCTTACAAGAGAAGCAGTAG
- the LOC103403308 gene encoding WAT1-related protein At3g28050-like isoform X4 translates to MCVFCDSAVSKERERERERERDKMSIEGFLPFIGMVIAMMVQTGSMVVNKAAMSKGTNAYIIVVYANAVSALILLPSALIFHRSERPPLTFSILCKIFLLALFCCTSQIFGNIGIEYSSPTLSTAMLNLIPAFTFILAIIFRMERVYWRSSSSQAKVLGTIVSITGAFVVTFYKGLPIIRLSSSLASLLNQLILSSSKSNWILGGLFLAADALSTSLWYILQSAAFTLIAVRGASAWEIRLDVGIIAILYTGIVSTVLRYSLVTWCVKKAGAFYCSMFKPLGIIFGVIMGVIFLGDSVYLGSLVGAAIIVTGFYAMMWGKAKEEKLIEIESLDQNKLPLLQNGLQEKQ, encoded by the exons ATGTGTGTCTTTTGTGACTCTGCAGtttcaaaagagagagagagagagagagagagagagagagataagatGAGCATTGAGGGTTTTCTGCCATTTATTGGAATGGTGATCGCGATGATGGTTCAAACTGGGAGTATGGTGGTAAACAAAGCCGCCATGTCCAAAGGGACCAACGCCTACATAATCGTCGTCTATGCCAACGCCGTCTCCGCCCTCATTCTTCTCCCTTCCGCTCTCATCTTCCACAG ATCGGAGCGCCCTCCCCTTACATTCTCCATCCTCTGCAAAATCTTCTTGCTAGCACTGTTTTG TTGTACATCGCAAATATTTGGAAATATTGGCATAGAATACAGCTCTCCCACACTTAGCACGGCCATGCTTAACCTCATTCCAGCTTTTACTTTCATACTTGCCATCATTTTCAG GATGGAAAGAGTTTACTGGAGAAGCTCAAGCAGCCAAGCAAAAGTTTTGGGAACCATAGTATCAATCACAGGAGCATTTGTTGTAACATTTTACAAAGGCCTACCAATCATACGGCTATCATCATCACTTGCTAGTTTACTCAACCAACTGATCCTTTCCTCATCGAAATCAAACTGGATCCTTGGAGGGCTTTTTCTTGCAGCTGACGCCTTGTCAACTTCTTTATGGTACATTCTGCAG TCTGCAGCATTTACTTTAATTGCAGTTAGAGGTGCAAGTGCCTGGGAAATAAGGCTGGATGTGGGGATCATTGCTATTTTATACACT GGAATTGTTTCGACGGTTCTCCGATACAGTTTAGTCACCTGGTGTGTGAAGAAGGCTGGAGCTTTTTATTGTTCTATGTTTAAGCCTCTTGGAATCATTTTTGGTGTGATCATGGGTGTCATATTTTTGGGAGATTCAGTCTATCTTGGAAg CTTAGTTGGTGCAGCAATAATTGTTACTGGATTTTATGCCATGATGTGGGGAAAGGCCAAAGAAGAGAAGCTGATCGAAATCGAATCACTAGACCAAAACAAGCTCCCTTTGCTACAAAACGGCTTACAAGAGAAGCAGTAG